The following proteins are co-located in the Xyrauchen texanus isolate HMW12.3.18 chromosome 43, RBS_HiC_50CHRs, whole genome shotgun sequence genome:
- the hapln1b gene encoding hyaluronan and proteoglycan link protein 1: protein MKVICLPVCILVFLSVSRADNFEEAYSNLEHSRTIYISENGPRLSVDTAQPKVISQRGGNATLPCKFNRDPTSVPNPKLRIKWTKLTSDYLKEIDVYVAMGFHKKSYGRFYGRVHLQAASENDASLVITEITLEDYGNYKCEVIDGLEDDTAVVSLDLQGIVFPYFPRLGRYNLNFHDAEKACHDQDATVASFEQLYDAWRDGLDWCNAGWLSDGSVQYPITKSREQCGGKNTIPGVRNYGMRDKQKEQYDVFCFTSNYKGRFYYLIHPSKLTYDEAVQACLKDDAQIAKVGQMYAAWKLLGYDRCDAGWLADGSVRYPISQPRRRCSPTEAAVRFSGFPNKKHKLYGVYCYKSEN, encoded by the exons ATGAAGGTGATCTGTCTTCCAGTTTGCATCTTGGTCTTCCTCTCTGTGAGCCGAGCAGACAACTTTGAGGAGGCGTACAGCAACCTGGAACACTCTAGGACCATATACATCTCGG AAAATGGACCCCGACTCTCAGTTGATACAGCACAACCAAAAGTGATCTCACAACGTGGAGGCAATGCCACACTGCCGTGCAAGTTCAACCGGGATCCCACTTCTGTCCCAAATCCCAAGTTGAGGATCAAATGGACTAAACTGACTTCAGACTATCTCAAGGAAATTGATGTGTACGTAGCTATGGGCTTCCACAAAAAGAGCTATGGTCGTTTCTATGGCCGCGTGCACTTGCAGGCTGCCAGCGAGAATGATGCCTCGCTGGTCATCACTGAGATTACGCTGGAGGATTATGGGAACTACAAGTGTGAGGTCATTGATGGCTTGGAGGATGACACAGCGGTTGTATCCCTTGACCTGCAAG GCATTGTCTTTCCATATTTCCCTCGACTGGGTCGCTACAACCTGAACTTCCATGATGCTGAGAAAGCTTGTCACGATCAGGATGCCACTGTAGCGTCTTTCGAGCAGCTGTACGATGCTTGGAGAGATGGGTTGGACTGGTGCAATGCAGGGTGGCTCAGTGACGGATCAGTGCAGTACCCCATCACCAAATCCAGAGAGCAATGTGGAGGCAAAAACACCATCCCCGGTGTGAGGAATTATGGGATGCGCGACAAGCAAAAAGAACAATATGATGTCTTCTGTTTCACCTCAAACTACAAAG GACGGTTCTACTACTTGATACACCCTTCCAAGCTCACATATGATGAGGCAGTGCAAGCGTGTCTGAAGGACGACGCTCAGATCGCTAAAGTCGGCCAGATGTATGCCGCGTGGAAGTTGCTGGGCTATGACCGCTGTGATGCGGGCTGGCTGGCGGATGGCAGTGTGCGCTACCCGATCTCACAGCCTCGCCGACGCTGCAGTCCCACAGAGGCTGCGGTACGCTTTTCTGGATTCCCCAACAAGAAGCACAAACTCTATGGCGTCTACTGCTACAAGAGCGAAAACTGA